From the Perca fluviatilis chromosome 11, GENO_Pfluv_1.0, whole genome shotgun sequence genome, the window gacCTCGTTAAGGGTGCGGCCCAAACCAGCATCCACATTACATTATATGGTTATAAGGTTACGGTGCTTATGAATAAAACATATGAGGGGGATACAATGTATGTCGTTGGAAAATATCCCTTGGATTTCTATTTAAAGATTGATTCCTGTAGGGTTAAATCAACGCGGTTTTCTGACCTCATGTCAGCGCGTAATTTTAATCTGATCAAGAAAACAcctttacctctctctctctctctctctctctctctctctctctctctctctcacacacacacacacacacacacacacacacacacatacacacacacacacacacacacacacacacacacacacacacacaacgtaaATTGAAATCTTGTGCCCCAAGAGTGAAAGACTGAGCACCTGTGTATAGTGAGGAGCTGAGATGTAATTTAATTAAATCTGAATTGTGCAGATCAAGACTATGCATCAAATGAATTGGTGAGGGAAACAACAAGAGTGGAACGTTACACACCTAAAGGGCTGTGGAAATTGTAAATGGTAAAATTAAttgctttggaaaaaaaacaattgagcTTAACACAGTTTAATTTATCCTCCTGATTGGAGACAGTTACACACTTAGTCTTAGCCTATtggttatttttgttaaaactaAAAGCCCAGTGGATCTGAGAGATTCAATactttgtcatttattttcaaCGTAGTTGATTGCTTTTAgcacacataaaaacatcacacacagtaaTGCATACAGGTTTTATTGTTGACTATggttattttaagtttttaccAATTGCTTTACGTATCAGTGTGGTTAAAgaatattaaaacaataaatagataaaacaCACGCGTTCCCATGTGGATACTGTCAATGCCACAACCCAACTATGATGTATACCATTGTGTAGATACCATTACGGTGTCTTGTGGCCAGCAACACACTTGGGTTGGTTTTGATACTTTTTTTAAGAAGGGGGGAAgctaaaaaaaagatgtttagcAGGGTGAGAGGAGTCCTGAATagtataactttatataatttcaaTTAAAATGACATAATAGTCAAATTATACTCATTGTTTTTGACCTCCTTGACCGTTTAGTTGTAGTTGTAGGCTTGCAGGGGGAAGGAGAGTGATTTAAATGTGCAGTTGTTGTACCTTTAAGAGTTTGGGTTTAGTATTATTGGTATAACATTATTGGATTTTTCTTCCATTACAACAACTGTAAAACTGAGCAGCATTATCACAGTCAGCAGAGGTGCCTGCGGTTCTTTCATGCTTCATGACTGCCCGCTCCTCACTCATCCTATCTGAACCAGAGGAAAACTGCCAAGCAATGACCTGTCAGAAGTGTGTTAAACAAAGAATTACAAAccaaatttgaaaatgtttggTTTATGTAAGGATTGGATTGTACCTCCTTGTGAATTAGAATTCACAATTATAAAACAGTATTGTCAGCGAGCCACGGGGCATTAAAAAGCTTTGTCAGCAATTAGACACTTAGGTGGCATCTCCCTTATGAAGAAATAGTCTTTGATGAATCTATCTTTGGCATATAATCTGTTACaagcaaatgaaaaataacagtTTGAAAGCAATTcatataaaacatatttaaaacataCGAATCCTGTTGATAATTCCATGAGAGTGTTATGCTTTACATGTTGACAAGTCTTCATATTAGGGCTCCTGTTTTTACTTCATctagaaaatgtcaaaaatgatTCTCAAATTCTCTTCACAAGCTACCAGTCCTCTGGGATGTAGTAAAATGCTGTTGTCCGTGTTCAATTTACAGTGACATGCAGAGAAAAGGAAGCAACTCTTTATATTTGTAAAGCTGTACTgagcatttttatttatattcatCAATAATTGGGAAGTCATCACAGCAGGGCTCGATTTAAGGACGGAATAACTTCATTTTCCGAAAATAACAaggacaccttgactttcttgcTGCTTTCAGGACATTTTAACGTTTTCAAAAGCCTCAAGAAAATCAGGCACAACTGAACCTTTATGCTGCTCTGACCTTGTTTCAGCTGTTTACATCATTGCATCTTCTCTGACTCCTGCTGTTTGACGGCTCGTCACAGTCCACAGGCGGTGGAAGAACACATGAATGCAAAGGTGCTGCTGGGGTGAGTGACTAGAGTCTATTTGTGAAATAGGCACATGGGTGACCCCCTTTGTGCTCTGAAAGAAATTACCCAAAAGAAGCCTGGGTGGCTGCGGCCATTAGTTCTCACAAAAGCCTTGTTCCTTTGATACAGCTGTAGTTCGGTTATCAATACATCTCAAGAGTCGGGCTTAGGGAGGAACCTGGGGGAAGATCCTGCTCTCTGTGTTGTGAGGCTTTAGTTGTATAACGAACATCCCACTCTGTGCCTCTTGATAAAAACATCAGGAGGTAGGATTATGCATATTAACAAaccccaactttttttttttctttttttttttcttttttttttttaaaattttccaaaaaaaaaaaaaaaaaaaaaaaaaatataaaaatttttttttttttttttttttttttatttttttttataattataataaattttttttttttttttttaaaaaatattaaaaaagaataaaaaaaaaaaaaacaatccttttttttttgtttaatttattttttaaaaacaaaaacatttattttataaaaaaaaaaaattattaattatttttttttttttttttttttttttttatttttattaaaaaaaaaaaaaaaaaaaaattatttaattttttttttttttttttttttttttttttttttttttttttttttttaaaaaaaaaaatttttttttttttttttttttttatagtgagTTTGGATAGGCCACAGGGCACAAGCAGAGGTGTAGGAGCACTGGGAGGTGGAGAACATTCATTGTTTTTCATGCTCTGGGTAAAACACTATGCTTGTGTGGGCTGGACTGATAATATGATGAACATTTGCTGACTTTCAGGGAGCAAGGTGAGGCCACAGGATGTTTTGCCGCCGTTAAAAACTCTCGCTCTTACATTGTGATGCATAACCGAGGACAAAATGAAACCAGATACAATCTCTGTTGGGAGGTTTGACCTTCCTCAAAGACGGTTATAAAGCCAGTCAACATTACTGGCAGGATTTTTCTTTTACTGAGTGTGTGTAGTGAGGAATTTCTACTCCTGCACCATCGAGAGCGTCCTGACGGGGAACATCACTGCCTGATACGGAAACAGCTCCAAACAGAATCTCAAGGCCATGCAAAGAGCAGTTTGACCGGCTGAACATAAAATAGGTGGTGCTTTACTCTGCCTAACGGATATTTACACCAGACGCTGCAATAATAAGGCGAGAAAAATCATTAAGGATCCCAACCACCCGGATAGCAGCCTTTTTTTCCCTGTTGAGGTCAGGAAGAAGGTTCCGATACCCCAGGCCAGCACTGAGAGGCTCAGGAGGAGCTTCTACTCTCAGGACACTAGGAGTACGTGCCAGgtccttaaattgcatccatGTTTCctccacttgtttccttttgaggagaggaaacgaggaaatgtgtttttagagggatgagacatcctttcctctgaagcgtcacgtgAATTCGTCGGCTGTGCGGGTTAGCAACGGCTTTCAGCTGCGCGGCtcccgggaaggctgctctcgtgtatcctcgctcatagaTCCTCAGAGATCCATCCTCACTCCTCACTCCTCGGGGCAGGAgtaagagctttgagacagcCTTCACAAAGGCGGACCAGAACGACGGGATTACAAATCACTGGAATCATATTTTATATgatttcatccatccatccatccatccatcttcaacCGCCTTTCTGGGGGTGGGTCGCAGGGGCAGCACCTCCATCAgtggaccccaaacttccctttcccgagccacattaaccagctctgactggggggtCCCGAGGCGTTTCCAGGGCGGATATATAACCTCTCCATCCAGCCCTGGGTCTTCCCCCAaagcctcctcccagctggacctgcctggaacacctccctagggaggcacccagggggcatcctcaccagatgacCGAACCACCTCAGCTGGCTCCTTTCCACGCAAAGAAGCAGCGGCTGTACTCCGAGTTCCTTActgatgactgagcttctcaccctatctctaagggagacgccagccaccctcctgagaaaACCCATGTTGACTGCTTGTACCCGCGATCTAGTTCTTttggattgattgattgattgattggatTCTCACTGTTAAGGTAACATGGTTAAGGTTGATTGTGTGTGGTAGCAACAGCAAAGCACTGACTCTGGAGCTGCTCGTAGCATGGCTCCCTCTGGTGTTAACTTTGAATTTGGACAACACAGGAAGCCACATCTTCTGACAGGTGACAAATTAAAGGAATTATAATAACAATTCAGTTGAACTGCTTTTGGGATCTTTTGAAATCAAGAAGAAAGATAAaggaccagtgtgtgtgtgtgtgtgtgtgtgtgtgagcagactGCAACCTTTCCAAATGTGGCCTCCAAACCTAGCGTTGCCTTCAGATAACGTAAAAACGTTGAAGGCCCTCTCTTCGTTCTGGGCGACTGTAGAAACATGGCGGACTCCAAGGAAGAGGACCTGCTCCCTATGTGAAGGGCTCATCCTAAACTAATGAAAACGACTCTTAGTTTCAGGTGATTATATACTTATATGAACATTATTATGAATATTTTATACCAATCCTGCCAATAGATCCCCATAAATCCTAGAAACTGCTCCTTTAAAGCACTAGTGTAGGCAatattctgtttatgttttaattcttatttacttttttgtacATTCCTACCCTGTGTGGCACTCTTTCTCCTTCTGAAGAAGTAAATCATTAAAAACGGGTCACAAATGTGTAGTTTCCTTtcttaaacaaaaaaactaaaaccggCTGGGCCCTGTATCTTTTAGCTAACATTTACAACCGTTACTATTTCCACCTGTGGAGAAATACACATTTATGTTTCAGAGCTCTATGAATCAGTCATAAGCTATATGAGGCTTTGCCTACACATGTTTGTATAGATCAGTTCATTGAGCTGATCTTGCCTGAACTAGAAAGCATCATATTACAATGATTTCACGCCTTTTACGTCACAGCGGCAGACTGATTTTATAGATGTGTACTATCGAGTTATGGGACAGTGAAACAGCGACGACGTGACGTACAAGATATGatcatttatttgttgattatcGCTCAGTAcagaaatattttctttttaacattcTTTTTGTAATTCAAGTTGGCAGCATTGTCTTGATTTTGAAGtggcattaaaagaaataaagtctAGCAACGAAACTGCCAATCGACCTCCCTCAGATAACATTAGTAAACAAACAAGCCATTTCTGTACAAGACCTTTTCTTCACAACACAAATAAATAGCATTCGTTTAAATGTGGCGCGCTAGTTGACTCAAACATTCAAACAGGGGGgaaaataatcaaaactgggaGAAAACAAATTGCAGATGATATGAaatccttttttccccccagataaaaacaaaagtataaCTGAATGACTGCTCAACACAAAAATGGTCTGAAGTAGCAAAAGACAAAGTGCCCTGAGCTTGAATATCTTAAGACACAGCACAAAGCAGGAGCTCTGCACAGAACAGCATTTCCCTctcatttaaaggaacacgccaccttattgggactttagcttattcaccgtaacccccagagttagacaagtccatacatacccttctcatctctgtgcgtgctgtaacgctgtctgacggctccagcattagcttagcctacagatcctgcaggtaactggttccaactagcctactgctccgaataagtgaaaaaataacgccaacatgttcctatttacatgttgtgatttgtagagtcacagcgtgtacaaaaaacaatctaactgtcacttttgtcacaattcggagcagtaggattactggaaccattcacctgcctgttcggtgctggcctgatgccggtGGCGGCGTCAGACAGCCTgcaaggagatgagaagggtatgtatcgacttgtctaactctgggggttacggtgaataagctaaattcccaataagtcggcgtgttcctttaaccccACGTTTTACCGCGTGCTTTCGTTGCTGTTACAAACTACACTGATTAGCCAAAGTGTGTTCATTTGAACCTTCCTTGCCTGATCTTCCATTTAGGAAAGTCGGAAAACAAGATGAGCGAAAAGCATCTACACAAGTCACAGTGAATGTTCTTGCTTTCATGTGAACTACTTTTGTAAGCGACCGTTCTACAGGGCTAGATGTGCCGTATGCCATGACGAGAGATTGCGAAACAATGAGCCAATACTGCTTAATATCAATAGACTAAAATTAACTTAATgcaagatttaaaaacaaaacaaaaaaggagatCAGGTCCATTCGTCCGATCCTTGTTAACCATTAACAGTTCTCGAAATGGCGTGGAATTATGTAATCGGTTATCAGTGTAAATGAAACATTATTTCTCagtaaaatacaaaaagacaaGCTTGGATTTTTCTGCAAACCTGAACAAAGCCAAACCTACTCCACAGATCGGACCAGAAACTGCTGTTCCACACATAAAAGAGGAAAACTCCACCAGCATTTGAAACAAACACACTGGTAGGAATATAtgttaaaaatgattttgttttttaaaacaaaagaaacctaaataaaataaataagacaaTCAAAAAGGACAAACTCAAATTTTGGCAGGTAAGCACAACGTCAGTCTGTAAACAAAACAATCACGTGGGGAGGGAAGCGACCCCCAAAACTCTCCTCCTCATCAGAGATCACTGGTCTGATGGAGGCGGCCGCGGCTCCATCCTTCAGGAGGAAGTGGAatactgtacgtgtgtgtgtgtgtgtgtgtgtgtcctctgccCTCGACACTCTCCAGCTCTCTCCCACCTCCAGCTACAACTTGGCTAAACAACTAAGGGCAAttgagggggggtgggggggggtggccCACTACTGAGGTGAAAACTCAAAGAAAGGGCCCATTTTCAGCTTGATGCATGCAAAGATGAATTCCCTTCCTGGCTTTATTCCGTCACAGCACAGAGGCTTGCTCACTACCGGATCCTGGTGAAGAGGTTCAGCACTGACACGGATTCCtaaaagaggggagggagacagaagaaagaggTAAGACAAAAGTCCAaaaagtgaaagaggagggaaCGACGAAAACGGTCTTAGACGTAAAGTGAGAGGTAGCGAGGATACCTTAGTGGATCTCATCTTGCTAAAGACGTTCCAGAAGCGAAGGGTTTCATCTCCGGCTCCGGTCACAATGGCTTCTCCGTCAGGGGACATGGCCTGCACACGGACTCGTTATTAAACACGGAATAGACAGCATCAGAACAGTAGATCACTTCagaatttcactttttttcacagtttcacAGAGTTGATTCTATTTCCTTGATTtgcagaaataaacaaaaaggagAATTATAATACTTCATCGGCACATTTCTCACTTTTAACTAAAAAGGTTTTAGTGAGTGCACCTATTTTGTTTATTAGATTGATTATATTCATTTCCCAGCAAGGTTTTTAGCACCTAGCTTGTTGCTTCACTtttgggacagacagacagatgtaaGTACACACTGACCAGGTAGAGTACTCTGTAGGAATGTCCGGTAAGTTTGGCCACTTGAGTGAGAGAGGGATACTTCCACACCAGGATCTGGTTCTGGGAATAGCCATGTGTGCTGACctgcagaaaaacaaacagtgcTTTTCACATATTTGCCTCAGACAAAGAACATGGTTCGTTCGGGACATATACTGCCTGCATACTGTCTAATAAAATCATTACAAACGCCATAACTCTGCTTAGATTACAGACAGATGCATTTAGCTTAGCTCAAAGATTGGAAGCAGggtaaacagttttttttcagtcaaCCTTTCAACAACACTAGAATTGTGTCATTTACATGATGTATCTTGTTGGGTAGCAACACATCCTGGAGTCACCTTGACTGAGTGGTCTGATTATaagacaaccccccccccccccttttttttttcaagactcattttttggaaaaatactttataaaagccaaatattgttttcataaagaaaataattgtatttgaaaataattctaataaaaaaaaatgtagatgAAAGTGTCACATTGAAATCAATGGTAAATATTTCTGAGGCCTTCAGCTGAAGCTCTGGTATCCCATCATTCCGTTGTTCTGTCACGTAACCACACACCCTCCCGTCAATCTCTTGGAAGCGGACGCTTTGAGGACCACGGTGAGATCTTCTCTGGCTGTTTGCATTTTTAGACGGTGGAacatctccatgacaacgccTCGTTGTACTTCCGTTCCGCTTCCGAATTGCgggctttttgtagctggatatatcatttgttttgtccatgtatgaatgtggataaggagtcacggctttgttctaacgctgatgggctctctctctctctctctctctctctctctctctctctctctctctctctctctctctctctctctctctctctctctctctctctctctctctctctctctctctctctctctctctctctctctctctctcctttttcgaccagctgtttgtaatattaaaataaaatggattacggataattttatttctatagtttatatctgacttctctattggctgttgaaacaggtgacgtccCTGCGACTTGAACAGCTGAAAGTCTAGACCCCGATTATACGACGAccccacttttttttaatcttgtcTTATATTCGGGCCAATACGGTAGCAACTTTACTATGAAAACATAACGTATAACATGCTGTATGCATGACTAGTAAAACCTCCGGTGACTCACCAGTTCGTTAGTGTGCTTGGACCAGGCCAGGTTGCAGACCTGAGAGCCGGTGTCTGTGCACTGTAAGGGCTGGCCGGTCAGAGTGTTCCAGAAGCGGATGCAGCGGTCAGCGGTGCCGCCTCCAGAGGCCAGCAGGCCGTGCTGGTGGGGAGACCAGGCGATGGCCTTTACTGCAGCCAAGTGCTCGGTGTACTGCTGCACCGGGAGGACGCTCGAGTGGTTCCACACAAGCAACTACAGACAGCAGGTAGAAACGAGGGGAGAGGAAGTCGAGAAACGGGatggtttatgaaaaaaatgtgGTCCTGATATTGATGTGTAGATCACAGACAGGTGAGATTCTCCGTCTACATactttgttgtcatttccaCCCGAGGCGAGCAGCTGGTGGTCCGTGCTCCACTTGAGCCCgcacacttcctgtctgtgtcctTGGAGACGGCGCTCCGACTGGAGAGGCGGGGCTCTGATGTCCCTCTGCAGGATCACGCGATCGCGGCTCCCAGACGACAGCTGGTCCGCGTTCCATGCCAACGCACCTGGCAGCGGAGAATGAAATCGAAAGGGAAAGAGGATTCACCGACCGCGAATGAGAGATGTTGCTAAACAACTGTGTGAAAATGAATAAACGGTTGTAATGTGTTACTCCTGCGAATGTCTCCGCCTCCATCTCTCCGGCCAATCCACTCACCCACTCTGGCTGTGTGTCCTTCTAGTACGGAGAGCTTCTTCCCTGCTGCTGCATCCCAGATCTGTACATAGCCTTTATGAGTCCCCACTGCCACCAGGTTACCCTAAAAGTAGACAACACACTCTGAATATCACACTGAAATGCCAAGGGTCTGAAATTACTTCAAAaccgcatttacaaaaaaacacagctgcacACCAAAACTCCATTTCCCTTTTTACTAAACACCAAGTTCTTTTCCATGACAGATCTTTGCCAGGTCAATCGGAGTAATTTTGTTACCAACTCTTTGCTTGATCAATTAAAAAGTGAATAGAGTTTTGCCGTGCAGGTTCTACTACAATCATATTTGAGATGTTggatgttatatatatatatatatatatatatatatatatatatatatatatatttttttttatgtaacccTGACAACAATTTGAAAAAGATGACAATAGATGATAGTGAAACTCACCCTCTCGGACCAGCCCACTGATGTTACAGAATCTCCTTCTACAGAAAGGTCACATAGGCGTGTCacctaaaaagacaaaaacacagattaaCCTGACGTCCAAGAGGCAGTTCAATGACATCCTACGACTCTTTTAGTTAACcgaccacatgcacacacacacacacacacgcacgcgcgcacacacacacgcacacgcacgcgcacacacacctgGCTGGTGCAGGCACTCCACAGGTAGACACAGGTACCTAGTCCAACACTGAGCACGTTCAGAGAGGACCAGTCCACTAAGTTGAGGTAGAAGTCGTCCTGAAGCTCTGGCGCATCCAGGACTTTGAATGGAAT encodes:
- the LOC120568414 gene encoding fizzy-related protein homolog; the encoded protein is MDQDYECRLLRQINIQNENASPVKALGAVRALTPTSSPLSSPSKHGDRFIPSRAGANWSVNFHRINEIEKSHNQNRKTKDGTTDGNKADGLAYSALLKNELLGAGIEKVQDPQSEDRRLQPSTPAKRSLFSYSVSAKRALPEEDGNTVSPYSLSPVSSNSQKLLRSPRKPTRKISKIPFKVLDAPELQDDFYLNLVDWSSLNVLSVGLGTCVYLWSACTSQVTRLCDLSVEGDSVTSVGWSERGNLVAVGTHKGYVQIWDAAAGKKLSVLEGHTARVGALAWNADQLSSGSRDRVILQRDIRAPPLQSERRLQGHRQEVCGLKWSTDHQLLASGGNDNKLLVWNHSSVLPVQQYTEHLAAVKAIAWSPHQHGLLASGGGTADRCIRFWNTLTGQPLQCTDTGSQVCNLAWSKHTNELVSTHGYSQNQILVWKYPSLTQVAKLTGHSYRVLYLAMSPDGEAIVTGAGDETLRFWNVFSKMRSTKESVSVLNLFTRIR